The window AAGGAAgagggctggtgcatgagacagAATAaaggcgtttgaggagcgtagatccactaataaataaaaatctcgttataacgagaaaacgatcaaaataaaaaaataaaaagtggggCAGgctgatttcagcttcagtaaaTTAGGTCCTTctcataatcattttttttttttttgccaatcgcatttttaaagtttgtaaaaattattgtcctttactattttcttttatatatatatatatatatatattcaggtttctaaaaaagtatataacatgtaaaatactttttgaataGCTTGaacatctttctttcttttgcaaaacagaatatcaaaaagaaaatgtatggcTGCACAGAAGCCTTTTTAGCGGATGTCAAATGGATTTTGCACAACTGTATTATATATAATGGAGGtatgttacacatttttttatttaatattgtttattttgtatttgaatgACATCTGAGTTTTAATAAGATTTCAAAGAATCTTTCAATTcatgtgtaaaaaatgttttctttagtaGCTTTTTTCCAAATGAACCAGCTCATAAATtgacaaattaatgttttatataaagtaTTGATCCATTTCTTATTTTGAgcctaaatatacatttttcaattgaagtgtttttccttcttcagGCAATCACAAGCTCACAGCTACAGCAAAAGTAATTGTAAAGATATGTGAACATGAGGTAAACATGCAGTTTGCTTCAGAGTTCATCTAGTAATTCTAGTATATAATAAACATTGGACCTAAAACTGCAACTCTTTTCAttggattttctttctttttgcagaTGAATGAAATTGAAGTCTGTCCTGAGTGTTACCTGTCTGCTTGCCAAAAGAGGGACAACTGGTTCTGTGAGCCTTGTGTAAGaaagctttaatttttgttcttaaaaccTAACGTTCATTTACCTACTTAAAGATAATATTTATGTTTGCAGAGCAACCCACACCCTCTAGTGTGGGCCAAACTGAAAGGATTTCCATTTTGGCCTGCTAAAGCGCTGCgggacaaagatggacaggtgGATGCTCGCTTCTTTGGTCAGCATGACAGGTATCAAACATTTGTGTCTGTTTAGATGGGCTTCAATATGTAGTTCCGACGTTGTTTTTAGGCTCATACAAGAATGTTGTCAATCTTTATCTTCAGGGCTTGGGTTCCTTTAAACAACTGCTACCTCATGTCTAAAGAGATCCCCTTCTCTGTGAAGAAGACTAAAAGCATCTTCAACAGTGCCATGCAGGAGATGGAGGTCTATGTAGAGAACATGAGAAAGAAGTTCGGAGTCTTCAACTACGCCCCTTTTCGGACATCGTATACTCCCGATAATAACTTCCAAATGCTTCTTGACCCATCCAATCCTTCATCGAATTCCATCAAACCAGAAAAACAGGAGAAGATAAAGCTGACCTTTGACATGACAGTATCACCCAAGATCTCATTGACTCGGACTGTGTTGACTGGAGCTGTGGGGGCGGGGAACACAGCAGGGCGCCAGGCACCCGCCAGTGACGCGCCTTGCTCCCCCATGAGCACCAACTCCTCTGCCCATACGGGCTCTGACGGCGAacaggaagcagcagagaaGTCTCAGGCAAAAGCAACAACCGGCCAGGGCAGCACAGAGGAGGAGTCCATGGACTGCACGGGTACACGCACAAATGCATCTGAATGTTGTCGGACCTGAAGCTCCTTCAAGCAGGATCTATAAGACTGAAAGAGGCCAATCTTTATCTTTTCTATTACAATAAACCAGAAATTACTGTTCTATGTGTAAACTAAAGAAGAATTCTTTGAGGAGAGGTTAAAGAGGGAGGATTTATTAAGTggataaacaacattttcactgtctactaaaattcaattttaatttaaatgtatggagtaaaatcattttaatctgCTCATCTTTGTCTTCCTCCTGCAGGCAACTCTCTGGACAGCCCTAAATCAGTGAACTCCCAAGCTCCTGGCATCACGAAGCAGGAGAAGCCACCACAGACAGGAAGCATTCTGAACCTTAACCTAGGTGACACTTTCTTGTCTATTATTTACAGGTTAAATGTGTCTTGGTAACTGTGAACTTATAGATCTTTTtaagaattgatttttttcttttgctgagcTCAGAATTTTGTGCCATTTCAGATCGAAGTAAAGCAGAAATGGATCTGAAGGAGCTCAGTGAAACGGTCCAGCAGAAGCAAGGGGCAACAGTCACTCTCACCTCGCccaaaagacaaattaaaagcCGCTTCCAGCTCAATTTAGATAAAACTATAGAGAGCTGCAAGGCTCAGCTGGGTTAGTATAGATGTCAGAACAGTTGTTAtaactactttttaaatttgcagTGCACATTCATTTACCAGGCAAACCATATAGAATACACTAAAAAATAGGCCGCTtggaaataagtcaaaaattcttaccccattggcagatttgttTTAATAGTGGCTTAGTGTTTTTcaattgtgattatgctgtttttagccacaatCGAAAACCTTTTTCTAGAGcacagtttctacagagcagcaggagttcatccgaaactctcctctgagttgtaggcgggactgttggtgcagaagtaagCCTGCACTTACTTCCCattatctctttgtttacactctctcctgcttgcttacagcccctcacaaccccaacctaacattagcagagggacaaaaatggtgagcaatattggcaCTATCCAGCCATATAGTTTTGATGCAAACTCCGGTGGGGAAAGCAAAGACATGCAttgatctttttgtctgcaatgAAACagaggagggagcttgtggcctgctgattgtagtttTTCAACTACAGTCCTTTTCAAACTATgctttttaatctgctcctgattcaccacaatttgaatatagaaataccagtttaatctaattttttaatatatgtcctccatcatgagaaaaatgcaacaagagcatgttataaacaccagaaacactatttttatttgagtggttctttaaaaaaCGAAAGATAATCTACCAATGGTGTAAGATGGTAaaatgtttcttccaagaattcttaatttaaggaaatattctagtctttaagacatgttttctcaaactactttattttgctATTTATAAAGTTTCTTGCTCataagacataaaaatatttttttaaactatttaccGTCTttagattctgtttttgttgtgtacTGAGTTGGGatgtgattttgtgttttttttttccattcaggAATTGACGAGATTTCTGTAGATGCCTACAAAGGAGTTGAGCATAGTGATTCAGAAGACTCTGATAAATCAGAGTCTACTGAAAGTGATTACGCCAGCGATGAGGAGCAAAAGACGAAGGCTGACCAAGACTCGGCAAACGATAAGGAGCCCCAGAAAGAGCAGACTAAAGCTAAAGTAAAGGACAAGCCTTCTGAAAATCAAGAGCAGGAGAAAACTGATTCGCTTGTGTCAAATGAACCTGCAGGGGAGGATTCCAATGCATTAACTTCTGAAGCTCCGAccaacaagaaaacaagttcTCATTCCAAAAAAGAGAACCAAGAAAAGGCCAAAGTAGCACAGGAGTTGCCTGTTCCCAAAGAGAAGTCTCAGGTGCAACATGAGACAAATCATGCTGTACGGGGGGAGGACTCTGACTCAGAAAGGGAGCTTGTTATTGACCTTGGAGAGGAGCAGGGGGGCAAGGAGAGGAAGAGACGCAAAAAAGACAACACCAATAATAAAGAGTCGGTTAAAACCGAAGGTGAGACTTGTGTGTGGTACAGTGTTTATCTGTATCTGTATTTACAAAACTGATACATGTATTTTCTTTAGGTAAAGTTGTAAATTCTTTAGCACAGCCATCTCAGAACAGCCCAGCTCCTTCTACACCCTCCACTACATCCACCCAATCCCCTATGGCCATCTCTGTCACCATGGTCTCCTTTACTGCTCCCTCCCCAGCAACAATTAGCCTAGCGCCCATGTCCAGCGCCAGCACAACAACGTCGTTGTCCTCCTCCTCACCCTCCACCACGCCAGCTTTGAAGAAGCAGCGCCCTCTGCTGCCCAGAGAGACGGTTCCAGTGGTTCAGAGGGCAGTGGTGTGGAATCCCACAACAAAGTTTCAGACCTCCTCACAGAAGTGGCACATGCAGAAGGTGCAGAATCAGCAGCAAAACCAACAGCCTGCTGCAGCAACACCCATGCAAGCATCGTCCCCGAGACAAGGCCAGGCTCAAGCGCAGCAAGCAGCTGGAAATAGCTCCACTGCCGTCCCTTCATCGTCAGCACAGCAGTCCTCACAAAGCACACGTTATCACACCAGACAGGCAGTTAAGGGTAAGGAGGAGGGCTTTGTCATTCTTTATTACATCTAACTGCTTTTCCATAACACTGCTGGGGTTTCTGACTTTAGCTGTTCAACAAAAAGACACTCCACTCGGCACCTCCTCTTCAGCTGTCACCCTGGTGTCCAGCAGTCCAGCATCGGTTGCCATGATGGCCACATCAAGTTTAGGCACATCTGCAACACCGTCACTGACGACAGACCTGTACGTCCCCACCGCCTCAGCAGATGTGGCTGCAGACATCGCCAAGTACACAAATAAAGTTGGTAGAAAGTTCTTTCAACACTGTATTTACCTGATCTTTGGCAGTAGACTGTTTTATGTTTCTTCCTCCTTTCAGATAATGGACGCAATCAAAGGAACAATGACCGAACTCTACAGTGATCTCTCTAAGAATACTTCAGGGAACACAATAGCAGAAGTGGGTGCAGAGTTTTAGATCACAGGGGTTTCCTTtcacagacttttattttaacattctcatgtttttttttctacagataaAACGGTTGAGGattgaaattgaaaaattacaatGGTTGCATCAGCAAGAGCTGTCAGAAATGAAGCACAATCTTGGTGAGAATCCTAATATTCAAATATCCAACAGTCAACTTACTCTGCTTTAGAGGCtcactttagcattttcaataaatatggGAAAGAAATAGGACATCTGCTGCTAAAAAGTGTGAATTAGTAGAATGCCTTGAAGAAGATATGAAAACCTTGGATATTTCATGAAAACTTAACCATGTCCTCGTACTATTAAGAGATTTGTGGCTGATTCAGAGCACACGTGTACAGATAAAGGTAGAATGAGGACGGTTTCTGCCAGACAAATACATTAGATTCTGAGAGCAGCTGATTATTAGAGCAGCCATTATAAAGCAGCAAACACATATTTCAACCTTCTGGTGTCTCTGGTGTCCCACCAACATCAAGGTGTTGGATCCTCCAGTGTCTTCTAGTTATACCCTAAAAACAACACTCTCAACCAGAAATGGCTGCAGAGTGTCCAGACATACATGAAGACTCACTTTCAAACAGTCTTGTTCTCCAATGAGTGCCGTGCAACCCTGGATAGTCCAGATGGATGCAGTGGTTGGTAGATGACCACCATGTCCCAACAAGGCTGTGAGTATGCAAGGAGGTGGTAGAGTCATGGTTTGGACCTGAATCATGGGGAGAAAGCTGATCGCCCCCTTTAGGGTCACTGAAGGTGTGAAAATTACCTCTAAAAAGTATGTGAAGTTTCTGACTGACCACTTTCTCCCATGGTACAAAAAGAAGAGCCGTGCTTTTCGTAACATAATCATCTTCCTGCATGGCAGTCCACCATCTCATGCTGGAGGGAATACCACTGCATCATTGGCTGCTATGGCCATAAAGGACATAAACTGATGGTGTGGCCCCCATCCTCCCCTGACCTCAACCCTATTGAGAACCTTTGGAGCATCCTCAAGCAAAATATTTCTGAGGGTGGGATTCAGTTCAGATCCATACAGCAGCTCTGGGAAGCTATTCAGACATCCTGCAAAgaaattcaagcagaaactcCAAAATGCTCAATAATcaattttttgctcatattgccttattcttctggaataaggtgttatgttgtagtgtgatcgccacccagtggccaaactgaaacgcccctCTGGGAGATGCAGAACAAttgtttctctgtttgagaatccatgtaacactgtatgatatcaTTATTTCGCTAATACATTTAACGGTTTGTGAACTGTAACAGATTaatatacatacagtatattcaaaacatatagtagattattaatgtatttctaaacaaatgtgtataaatgtgtaaactcaaaattgaattgaattgagtagatcgaaagaataaaaaaaaatcaaaaatgaattgatccaagctctggtgaatcgatttgaattgtttctggtaattatttttgatacccagccctaaagATTATTGCGAATTTCATATTCAaaagaccagaaataaaataaatggtctgtctgggaaaaaaaatcatcaaagttAAATCTGggtttactttaaatgttaatattaTTCAGTATTAAATGTTCACTGTAAACTTCTACATCTAAAATATGCAAACAGGAAAATTACACAAATACTAATATTTTTCAGAAGCATAAATCATTGAGGTTTTGAttagagaaacaaataaatctaaGTAGCCACAGGTTGTCGTCACAGGTTTAAAACGGCTTATAACATAATTTAGTCACAATCAAGGAATTACACACAGTTTGAAAGTTCTGGAATGCATGTTAGTGATTTTATAATGGTAGCTTGTAGATTGTCCGAATTTTTAATACAGGCCAGGCTTTGGACATTCCGGATAGAACGTGTTAGACATACTGTGTTCAAGTCAGGAtctctacttaaaaaaatatattggaaCCAAATAGAAGTATGTCAATTATGTCCTGCTAAAGAACACAACCGTAGTCGACTTAAGCCTTAAAGAGCCTCCACACCGTGTGCTGTATGTTACCTATACTTTTGTTCTCCAACCCAGAGCTGACAATGGCAGAGATGAGGCAGAGTCTTGAGCAGGAACGTGAGAGGTTGGTGACCGAGGTGAAGAAACAGATGGAGGTAGAGAAGCAGCAAGCTGTGGATGAGACGAAAAAGAAGCAGTGGTGCGCCAACTGCAGGAAGGAGGCCATCTTCTACTGCTGCTGGAACACCAGCTACTGTGATTATCCCTGCCAGCAAGCCCACTGGCCAGAACACATGAAGTCTTGCACTCAGTCAGGTACCAGCACACTCTAGGATCCACacctaaaactaaaaatgatagCACCTAAAATAACAGGTTCACCTGAAAACCTTTTCACAGGTTCAGAGATGTAATGTACTTTTTCTACTCTTGTCTGCTTGCAGCAACTGCCCCACAGCAAGAACCTGAGACTGAGGGTTCGACAGACCCCCCAAACAAAGGTTTAGGACAGTCTAGTGCCTCAAACCCTCTAAGAGATACACCTGTCTCTGGATCATTGGACAAGGACTGTGACTTGGAGAAAAGCACTGACAGTATTGCTGTAACTTTGTCATAGTACACTTTAATATGTAAACctacatattcattttttacatttatttatatttacattttggagtTATTGTGAATTGTTTTGTCAGGCCTGTTTATATTTCTTATTGTACAATAATTTGTATGCATCATTTTCTTCTGCATTGTGACTTTGCATTCTGTTCCCAATGTACAGTATTAATAAAAATGCCTGACATcaggcagtaaaaaaaaaacttctaggGAGCATTATGTACACAGAGATCAATTAGCAGGAAGAATGTAAGCATGCATGGATGTCAAATACACTAACACAGTTCTATAAAAGTTATCAAACTATCAAAATGTTAATGGACCAACTGAAATGTAGGTTAGAGGACATTTAATGGAAATATCTGTAAAtcacttattttgtattttttgttaatgtatTTGTTCTTGTATTGTTGCCTGATATTTACTGAAAAgaaattataaatacatttcaaacattATTCTGTAACTCTTGTTATACTTGATTATATAAAGTTATGGTTGTGTGTGTTGAGTCATTGTGGTCTCAAACTCTGAGCTGTacacattttacttttgaaGATAAATAGATTTTCAATTTACTAATTTTATAGTTAAACAAcaataatttattgattttgttgtcCCACATTACAAAGCTATACACACTGACTGTAAAAATAGTCATATTTTTATACACAGTCTATGGCTATACACCGAAGTCACGTGTCAGATAAGTTCCCCTCCCGGTCTGTAGGGGGCGCTGTAGTATTGGACGTTTTGTCTAAACTGTCAGCCATCTGCCGCAGTCAGTTAGATCCAAAGGGAATGGAAAATGGAGGActgaatgaagaaaaatgaggGCACAGCATTTGTAAAATGTAGGTGAGTTGAAATACGGTGTTTGTTATTCCAGATAGAAGTAGTCGCTCATGTTtctttgttaaaagaaaatcacactTTAATGTTTATAATGCTGTTGTGGTTGTTCCGGCGCAGGTATCGGGAGATGATATTTAACATGATGCTCACGATGTTAGCCTCGCCGTTTACATGCGTACGACTTGAAATGAAGAATTTAACTGGACAAGAATGAACCATTTTGTCCTccctgaataaaaaaacacaatcggtggttttgttgttttataagTGTTTAGTTTTCTATTTGCCTTTTGTTGCCTACTTAAATCTAGTTCAAGTGCCCCACTAGTAGCTATTAGCGTTAGCTTCTCTTGCTAGCTACATccgtttgtctttttttttcttttgcaactaAGCTTCATGTCAGGAGTTCGCttaaatgtattatatattGGCGACGTGTCGAATCTTACACCACCATTGTTAGTAATCACAGTTAAATATCCGTTTTGCATAACTTAGCAATATTAGCCTTATAAGGAGGGAAAACTACTTAAACGAGTGATATTGTTTCTGAGCCGTAATTATCTGTCAAGAATCGGCCACATTAAGACCGCGTTATCAATTCGTaacaatgttgtttttactACGAGAAAGTCAGTaggttaaaatatatatatttcgtCGCTGTTGGTTTCGTCGTTGTTCGGTATATCAAGGTGGTGTACGCCCCTGTCACTGGCTTTCGTCTAAACTGCTCCAGCAACGTAATCCTCATAAATCGTAAATATCACCGTATCAATGAGTGTGTAGACTTATTTCGCTTTTGTTGAAGGTTTTGCCACGAATGTGTTGTTTGTAGATAGGCCCCTCCTTCTTTACTTAGCAGCGGTTGACCTCTCTGTCACGTGGCACGATGTTGGGATTGCAATTTATTCAATCACTCCCAAAGCTTTCGATTTTATCCCACTTTCGACGGTGTGGATTAAATATGTGACGTAAGACTATTTTTGCAGGTATCTTGAAAACGTTTAAAAATACTTCCGGTGTCAATAAATCCATTTCGGATCGCGACTTAGCTTAGCACTTAGCTACAGTCACTGCTACTCGTGCTATTTATTATGAGGATTATTACTACTGCATTTACTTGTGtagctttattttaattattgtaaacgtctttgattttgaattctgtcattttaaaaaataaatgttcttttttatttttataattaagtCATTTGTATTGCTGGTCATCTGCATAATAAAAGCTAATGacaaaaactttcagaaaaataaggaaaaaacaagCTCCTCCCACTTAACAATTGGAAATTTAGTGCACATTTATATTTAGTTGAGCTTGTAAATGAAGGTGAGGTTATTACAGTGGATACAAATACAACTGACTTGAGTTTAATTTGAGTTCTTCAGCAAAAcctcctttaaaaaatgaattcaaagaTACAACAAAATTGTAGCAAATTATTTTAgagtatttgattttatttttcaaatttttaatttttttcagaataggTACACCTTAATAATTTCTAGTGTTACTATTGCATCATCAGTTCCCCTCTTTAATAAAGTTAAATCAGTTCAAAATAATTTGGTATACGAATGGTTTGCTGCTGGCAATTATTTCCTGAATCAAGGATTCTGTTTACTTACCCACCAGAATTGATATGATTAAAATAGGAATCACTCTTTCCATAATACTGTAGTGAGGCAGTTAGTGCTTTATTAAGTATCAAAGACGATACCTAAatctaattaaatgttttgcatgtgaaggaaaattatgttttgtcaGACAAGGAAAAGATGAGTACCATTTTTGAGTCTTTTGCAGTTTAATATTAATGTGTTATGCTGATGTTTATGTGCTTTGTTAGGTCTGTTTGCCTTTATAGCAGCCTCAGGGAATTTAACTATTCAGTCATGTTATATATGACTATCtattttaatgccacaaaaATTTCGGTACTGACactttcagattaaaatttGATTCTGCAAAAAGTCATTGTGTTCCACGCATGTTTTAAAgaagacaaatgtttttaaaagtaaagtaaaaaataaaagtaacctGGCTTTGCTTAAACTCTTGGAGCCCATAAAACAACGTAGTTTTAAGTCTTTTGCACTCTATGTAAAAgggatgttttgtttatttagaggAATGTTTGTCAAGTTTGTGcgagtttaaattatttttttttaaatcaagacaaGTACTACTTGTGGTTAAGTTGTGGTAGTTTCTGGTTCAAACTCTCTTCTTGATGTCTTGTATTTGTGGTGATTCTCCTGTTAGCAGTTTGGCCCTTAGTTCCTTTTGTtgattgctttgttttttcacagGCTTTGGAGAAGAGGATTGTAAGCATGAAACAGAGTTCAAAACTGAGCCAAAATGTGGCCACACATTTTCTAGAGTAGCCAGATACGTCTTTGAAGACCAAAAGTACTGTAAAGAAAACGTTGGGTTTTCATCAGTCAACTGTTGCCACAAGAAATGCCAGGCGAGACTGTGACTGATAGCCCTGACACCCGCTGTCCAGTACGGCGAAGTGGCAGACAGCCGAAGCGTACTGACAAGCTTGAGGAATTTCTCTCAACTGCCAAAAGAGGATCAAGAAAGAGCGCTCCCCCAAGTGGGGAAACTGGAGATCCTCCCTCTCAAACTCCAACTGATGCAGAGACTGCTTCAGAAGCAAGCTTTGATGGCAGCGTTGAATTCAAGGCTGCAGAGGACAAAACAGATTCTCCAGAGAGGAAGACGAGAAGTGCTACAAAGAAACAGGCTCAAAAGAAACCGCAGAGAGGAATGCAGACCCGACGGAGTGGCAGAGCCGCAGTCAAGGATGAGGGAAGCTCTGAGAACGAGGAGGAGAATAAAGATGAAATCAAGAAGGATCCAGATCAGGGTGAAGGAAacgaagacaaaaaaagtgaccCTGATGTTGTAGAGAGCAACAATGCAACACAGCCTCAGCATGAGCATGACTCTAAGAATGAGGAGAAGCCTGAGTCTGAagtgacaaatgaaaaaattgaaGACTCTGAGGACAAACCTGCACTTTTAACAGAAAGAAGTGGACCATTAAGAACGTATGTCAATAAAAAGAGGGCTGCAAAAAAGAACAGTCCACCTGCCAGAGttgttgtgaacaaaaacactgcACCCATTAAACCCCAAATTACTGTTAAGACGAGCAAGCCCCAAAtggaagaggatgaagatgatgaagatgatgatgactCATCGTCATCTTCGTCACTAGAGGAATCGGATGAAGGAGGCTATGACCCCAATGCATTGTACTGCATCTGCCGtcagaaacacaacaaacggtaagattttttttatttggtttatttatctTAATCCTTAACAATCCACACTATTTGATTGACACCCCATGTTTCCCTCCCTATGAACAATTTGTAAGCAAAAGCCTGTTGCATTCCTGGGCTTTTAGTGAATTATCCCTTTCCTTGTAGATTTATGATTTGTTGTGACCGCTGCGAGGAATGGTTCCACGGGGACTGTGTCGGAATCACAGAGGTCCGTGGACGCCTGTTGGAAAGAAACGGTGAAGATTACATCTGTCCCAACTGCACTGCAAAGAAAAACCAGCTGGTCCGACCTGCCACATCCATCCTGTCCACCAGTGCGGATGCAGCCAAGTCCAGAGCAGACACCGTCTCTGCAGCTGGCTCTTCTGCCGCTGCTCCCTCCTCTGCTTCTTCTGAAAAAGCTGCTATCAGTGGTGCAAACATTCAGACTGCAGCTCTGCCATCCTCCACAGCAAGTGGGGCAGAGGAGAAAGCATCAGAGGACCTGGGCATCAAAGGGAGGATAGAGAAGGCTACAAATCCAActggaaaaaagaagataaagatTTTTCAGCCGGTATGTCCCTGCAGC is drawn from Oryzias melastigma strain HK-1 linkage group LG5, ASM292280v2, whole genome shotgun sequence and contains these coding sequences:
- the zmynd8 gene encoding protein kinase C-binding protein 1 isoform X3, with product MHPHSVSDQEGKTEKQTVTEEMEISTRSKDTGSSERMSQKRKIPSPSHSSNGHSSADTSPSPVKKKKKPGAVSSKDQSELRHGPFYYAKQPALTTDPVDVVPQDGRNDFYCWLCHREGQVLCCELCPRVYHAKCLKLPSEPEGDWFCPECEKITVAECIETQSKAMMMLTIDQLSYLLKFALQKMKQPGTEPFQKPVSLEQHPDYAEYIFHPMDLCTLEKNIKKKMYGCTEAFLADVKWILHNCIIYNGGNHKLTATAKVIVKICEHEMNEIEVCPECYLSACQKRDNWFCEPCSNPHPLVWAKLKGFPFWPAKALRDKDGQVDARFFGQHDRAWVPLNNCYLMSKEIPFSVKKTKSIFNSAMQEMEVYVENMRKKFGVFNYAPFRTSYTPDNNFQMLLDPSNPSSNSIKPEKQEKIKLTFDMTVSPKISLTRTVLTGAVGAGNTAGRQAPASDAPCSPMSTNSSAHTGSDGEQEAAEKSQAKATTGQGSTEEESMDCTGNSLDSPKSVNSQAPGITKQEKPPQTGSILNLNLDRSKAEMDLKELSETVQQKQGATVTLTSPKRQIKSRFQLNLDKTIESCKAQLGIDEISVDAYKGVEHSDSEDSDKSESTESDYASDEEQKTKADQDSANDKEPQKEQTKAKVKDKPSENQEQEKTDSLVSNEPAGEDSNALTSEAPTNKKTSSHSKKENQEKAKVAQELPVPKEKSQVQHETNHAVRGEDSDSERELVIDLGEEQGGKERKRRKKDNTNNKESVKTEGKVVNSLAQPSQNSPAPSTPSTTSTQSPMAISVTMVSFTAPSPATISLAPMSSASTTTSLSSSSPSTTPALKKQRPLLPRETVPVVQRAVVWNPTTKFQTSSQKWHMQKVQNQQQNQQPAAATPMQASSPRQGQAQAQQAAGNSSTAVPSSSAQQSSQSTRYHTRQAVKAVQQKDTPLGTSSSAVTLVSSSPASVAMMATSSLGTSATPSLTTDLYVPTASADVAADIAKYTNKIMDAIKGTMTELYSDLSKNTSGNTIAEIKRLRIEIEKLQWLHQQELSEMKHNLELTMAEMRQSLEQERERLVTEVKKQMEVEKQQAVDETKKKQWCANCRKEAIFYCCWNTSYCDYPCQQAHWPEHMKSCTQSATAPQQEPETEGSTDPPNKGLGQSSASNPLRDTPVSGSLDKDCDLEKSTDSIAVTLS
- the zmynd8 gene encoding protein kinase C-binding protein 1 isoform X5, encoding MHPHSVSDQEGKTEKQTVTEEMEISTRSKDTGSSERMSQKRKIPSPSHSSNGHSSADTSPSPVKKKKKPGAVSSKDQDGRNDFYCWLCHREGQVLCCELCPRVYHAKCLKLPSEPEGDWFCPECEKITVAECIETQSKAMMMLTIDQLSYLLKFALQKMKQPGTEPFQKPVSLEQHPDYAEYIFHPMDLCTLEKNIKKKMYGCTEAFLADVKWILHNCIIYNGGNHKLTATAKVIVKICEHEMNEIEVCPECYLSACQKRDNWFCEPCSNPHPLVWAKLKGFPFWPAKALRDKDGQVDARFFGQHDRAWVPLNNCYLMSKEIPFSVKKTKSIFNSAMQEMEVYVENMRKKFGVFNYAPFRTSYTPDNNFQMLLDPSNPSSNSIKPEKQEKIKLTFDMTVSPKISLTRTVLTGAVGAGNTAGRQAPASDAPCSPMSTNSSAHTGSDGEQEAAEKSQAKATTGQGSTEEESMDCTGNSLDSPKSVNSQAPGITKQEKPPQTGSILNLNLDRSKAEMDLKELSETVQQKQGATVTLTSPKRQIKSRFQLNLDKTIESCKAQLGIDEISVDAYKGVEHSDSEDSDKSESTESDYASDEEQKTKADQDSANDKEPQKEQTKAKVKDKPSENQEQEKTDSLVSNEPAGEDSNALTSEAPTNKKTSSHSKKENQEKAKVAQELPVPKEKSQVQHETNHAVRGEDSDSERELVIDLGEEQGGKERKRRKKDNTNNKESVKTEGKVVNSLAQPSQNSPAPSTPSTTSTQSPMAISVTMVSFTAPSPATISLAPMSSASTTTSLSSSSPSTTPALKKQRPLLPRETVPVVQRAVVWNPTTKFQTSSQKWHMQKVQNQQQNQQPAAATPMQASSPRQGQAQAQQAAGNSSTAVPSSSAQQSSQSTRYHTRQAVKAVQQKDTPLGTSSSAVTLVSSSPASVAMMATSSLGTSATPSLTTDLYVPTASADVAADIAKYTNKIMDAIKGTMTELYSDLSKNTSGNTIAEIKRLRIEIEKLQWLHQQELSEMKHNLELTMAEMRQSLEQERERLVTEVKKQMEVEKQQAVDETKKKQWCANCRKEAIFYCCWNTSYCDYPCQQAHWPEHMKSCTQSATAPQQEPETEGSTDPPNKGLGQSSASNPLRDTPVSGSLDKDCDLEKSTDSIAVTLS
- the zmynd8 gene encoding protein kinase C-binding protein 1 isoform X2, which encodes MEISTRSKDTGSSERMSQKRKIPSPSHSSNGHSSADTSPSPVKKKKKPGAVSSKDQSELRHGPFYYAKQPALTTDPVDVVPQDGRNDFYCWLCHREGQVLCCELCPRVYHAKCLKLPSEPEGDWFCPECEKITVAECIETQSKAMMMLTIDQLSYLLKFALQKMKQPGDHPRLSSRPPHAASTQRKTFNWTEPFQKPVSLEQHPDYAEYIFHPMDLCTLEKNIKKKMYGCTEAFLADVKWILHNCIIYNGGNHKLTATAKVIVKICEHEMNEIEVCPECYLSACQKRDNWFCEPCSNPHPLVWAKLKGFPFWPAKALRDKDGQVDARFFGQHDRAWVPLNNCYLMSKEIPFSVKKTKSIFNSAMQEMEVYVENMRKKFGVFNYAPFRTSYTPDNNFQMLLDPSNPSSNSIKPEKQEKIKLTFDMTVSPKISLTRTVLTGAVGAGNTAGRQAPASDAPCSPMSTNSSAHTGSDGEQEAAEKSQAKATTGQGSTEEESMDCTGNSLDSPKSVNSQAPGITKQEKPPQTGSILNLNLDRSKAEMDLKELSETVQQKQGATVTLTSPKRQIKSRFQLNLDKTIESCKAQLGIDEISVDAYKGVEHSDSEDSDKSESTESDYASDEEQKTKADQDSANDKEPQKEQTKAKVKDKPSENQEQEKTDSLVSNEPAGEDSNALTSEAPTNKKTSSHSKKENQEKAKVAQELPVPKEKSQVQHETNHAVRGEDSDSERELVIDLGEEQGGKERKRRKKDNTNNKESVKTEGKVVNSLAQPSQNSPAPSTPSTTSTQSPMAISVTMVSFTAPSPATISLAPMSSASTTTSLSSSSPSTTPALKKQRPLLPRETVPVVQRAVVWNPTTKFQTSSQKWHMQKVQNQQQNQQPAAATPMQASSPRQGQAQAQQAAGNSSTAVPSSSAQQSSQSTRYHTRQAVKAVQQKDTPLGTSSSAVTLVSSSPASVAMMATSSLGTSATPSLTTDLYVPTASADVAADIAKYTNKIMDAIKGTMTELYSDLSKNTSGNTIAEIKRLRIEIEKLQWLHQQELSEMKHNLELTMAEMRQSLEQERERLVTEVKKQMEVEKQQAVDETKKKQWCANCRKEAIFYCCWNTSYCDYPCQQAHWPEHMKSCTQSATAPQQEPETEGSTDPPNKGLGQSSASNPLRDTPVSGSLDKDCDLEKSTDSIAVTLS